The proteins below come from a single Rosa rugosa chromosome 2, drRosRugo1.1, whole genome shotgun sequence genomic window:
- the LOC133729669 gene encoding dof zinc finger protein DOF1.4-like — protein MGLSTKQVSSDGLDWSQTLLQAQSFELPKPPVARRQQQQSQEQSEQLKCPRCESTNTKFCYYNNYNKTQPRHFCRACKRHWTNGGTLRNVPVGGHGRKNKRTRKPNSSASAAKTTTNGASTIATTTRVNNTNLVFDRTDGVQRLNSHLAIDGEQRLNSHTGVLLPQQNLITSSELDNHIFSSSSGLSSTTMPYNFLQAGRAQVLSFPFSSSSTSSSFDAISTSFQSPNVCNYPQEFKSMEEPTITSIMPSTTITIPQANNSSVGMYTSNDWNWEDIETLVSTDLNVPWDDSDMNP, from the coding sequence ATGGGATTGAGTACAAAGCAGGTTAGTAGTGATGGCTTGGATTGGAGCCAGACCTTGTTGCAAGCACAAAGCTTTGAGCTGCCAAAACCGCCTGTGGCGAGGCGGCAACAGCAACAAAGCCAGGAGCAATCGGAGCAGTTGAAGTGTCCGAGGTGTGAATCAACAAACACAAAGTTCTGTTACTACAACAACTACAACAAGACTCAGCCTAGGCACTTCTGCAGAGCTTGCAAGAGGCACTGGACCAACGGTGGAACACTCCGAAACGTCCCTGTTGGTGGCCATGGTCGGAAAAACAAGCGCACCAGGAAACCGAACTCTAGTGCCTCCGCCGCCAAAACCACCACAAATGGTGCTAGTACTATTGCCACGACGACTAGGGTCAATAATACCAACTTGGTATTTGATCGAACCGACGGTGTGCAAAGGCTTAACAGCCACTTGGCAATTGATGGAGAGCAAAGGCTCAACTCGCATACGGGAGTTCTTCTTCCTCAACAGAATTTAATCACCTCAAGTGAATTGGACAACCATATATTTTCATCGTCATCAGGTTTAAGTAGTACTACTATGCCTTATAATTTTCTTCAAGCTGGTAGAGCCCAAGTACTGAGCTTTCCCTTCTCAAGCTCAAGTACTTCAAGTTCCTTTGACGCAATTTCAACATCTTTTCAATCCCCAAATGTTTGCAACTACCCCCAAGAATTCAAATCCATGGAGGAGCCAACCATCACCAGCATCATGCCCTCAACAACCATCACAATCCCGCAGGCTAATAATTCAAGCGTCGGCATGTACACATCAAACGACTGGAATTGGGAGGACATTGAAACCCTTGTTTCTACTGATCTCAATGTGCCTTGGGATGATTCTGATATGAACCCATAA
- the LOC133729670 gene encoding uncharacterized protein LOC133729670 — protein sequence MASRLVLAVTFVLDLIAFALAVAAEQRRSNSKIQKDGNSSYCVYDSDIATGLGVGAFLFLLTSQALLMIVSRCLCCGKALRPSGSRSWAIMLFITSWVFFCIAEACLLAGSVRNAYHTKYRTKLPTENLSCETLRKGIFGAGAAFVVFTGIVSEFYYASYSKANDAEAHYARDTGVRMQNL from the exons ATGGCTTCAAGGCTGGTCTTGGCTGTCACTTTTGTGCTTGATCTTATTGCCTTTGCTCTTGCTGTGGCTGCTGAGCAGAGGAGGTCAAAC TCTAAGATTCAGAAAGATGGAAATTCCAGCTACTGTGTGTATGACTCCGACATTGCCACCGGCTTAGGTGTTGGGGCATTTCTGTTCCTGTTGACAAGTCAGGCTCTGTTAATGATTGTAAGTCGATGCTTGTGCTGTGGAAAGGCTTTGAGACCGAGTGGTTCTAGGTCATGGGCAATCATGCTATTCATTACCAGCTG GGTATTTTTCTGTATTGCTGAGGCGTGCTTACTTGCGGGTTCAGTGAGAAATGCCTACCACACCAAGTACAGGACCAAGTTACCTACTGAAAACCTTTCATGTGAGACATTGAGGAAGGGGATCTTCGGGGCTGGCGCTGCCTTTGTGGTCTTCACAGGCATAGTCTCTGAGTTCTACTATGCTAGTTACTCCAAGGCTAATGATGCAGAGGCTCACTACGCCAGAGACACTGGAGTGAGGATGCAGAACCTTTGA